Below is a genomic region from Brassica oleracea var. oleracea cultivar TO1000 chromosome C9, BOL, whole genome shotgun sequence.
ATTGTTATAGCTAGGCTAGTATTATAATACAATTTTATATAATTTATAAGATGGACTATACACAATCGTTGACAAACCAACTTTTATGATTGATTTTAAACACATAAATATAACCGTGATTAGTTTACCAACAGAAAGTCTGATGTCGATTATTGTAAGTCATCTAAAATTAACACTTAATTATTTTGTAATAAAGTGAATAATACTATGTGGCTATAACACTCATACGGTAACGTACGTACTGTATGTGAATGCTATCCAAAAGTCTTTGATCATTACTTATATATTTTAAGAAAAGTATTAGTGAGGAGGGCAGAGAAACAATAAAAAAAAGACAACACAAGGCTCACCGTGTGAGACTAGAGAGAGAGCAATGGGTTATCCGCTGATTCCTCCTCAATAGAGAGAGAGAGAGAAGAGAGAAAAAAAAAACTAAAGAGAGTCCCTTTTGCTGCTCACTTAGCGAGAAAGAGGGAGACTTTGACTCTTCTCCTTCTTCTCCTCCTTTCTCCCTGCCACTTCTCATTCCCACCCCTGTTGCATCCGCCGATTCACCATCCCCTTTTTCATTCTCTCGCCGCTTCAGCTCTCAGGTCTGTGTTTATTCAAAGCATAGGGCTTTCTTGTCTTCTCTTCAGATTCTATATGTTAATTTCATTTGGTAGATTACACATTCATTTTTTGTTTTGTCTGTTTCCCTTCATCAGATCTGGGATTAGTTAGAGAGAGTCCCCCCCCCCCCNNNNNNNNNNNNNNNNNNNNNNNNNNNNNNNNNNNNNNNNNNNNNNNNNNNNNNNNNNNNNNNNNNNNNNNNNNNNNNNNNNNNNNNNNNNNNNNNNNNNNNNNNNNNNNNNNNNNNNNNNNNNNNNNNNNNNNNNNNNNNNNNNNNNNNNNNNNNNNNNNNNNNNNNNNNNNNNNNNNNNNNNNNNNNNNNNNNNNNNNNNNNNNNNNNNNNNNNNNNNNNNNNNNNNNNNNNNNNNNNNNNNNNNNNNNNNNNNNNNNNNNNNNNNNNNNNNNNNNNNNNNNNNNNNNNNNNNNNNNNNNNNNNNNNTTTCTAAATTTGGAAACTTTTTCTTAGATAAAGTTTCAAGATTTCTTGATTGCTTGTTGATGAAATCTCAGATATGGGAAACTGTTGTGCAACCCCTGGTTCCGACACCAAGTCCAAAGACGCCAAACCAAAGACCAAAAACAACCCTTTTTACAGCGAAGCCTACACTACAACAACTGGCTTCAAGCTCTCCGTTTTAAAAGATCCAACAGGACATGACATAACCCTCATGTACGATCTTGGCCGCGAGGTTGGTCGTGGAGAGTTCGGTATCACCTACCTCTGCACTGACGTCAACACCGGCGACAAGTATGCGTGCAAGTCTATATCCAAGAAGAAGCTTAGAACGGCTGTGGATATAGAGGATGTTAGGAGAGAGGTTGAGATAATGAAGCATATGCCTAAGCATCCAAATATAGTCTCGCTTAAGGATGCCTTCGAGGATGATGACGCGGTGCATATAGTGATGGAGTTGTGTGAAGGTGGTGAGCTGTTTGATCGGATTGTTGCGAGAGGTCATTATACTGAACGTGCTGCTGCTGCTGTTATGAAGACTATTCTTGAAGTTGTTCAGGTTCGTAGTGGCGTAAGTCTCCTCTTATAGTGTAACGCTTGTGATGATGATTATAACTTTCTACCTTTTTGGAATTGCAGGTATGTCATAAGAATGGAGTGATGCATAGGGATCTTAAGCCGGAGAACTTTCTATTTGCTAATAAAAAAGAGACGTCGCCACTTAAAGCTATTGATTTTGGATTGTCAGTCTTCTTTAGACCTGGTATAGATTATATAATATTTCAGTAGATATTTTTGGTTATGTTTTCTCTACTTTATTCTTTTTTTTTGAATTTGTAACAGGTGAGGGGTTTAATGAAATTGTTGGGAGTCCTTATTACATGGCACCAGAAGTGCTTAGGCGAAACTATGGACCTGAGGTTGATATCTGGAGTGCTGGAGTCATCCTTTATATTCTCCTCTGTGGTGTCCCTCCCTTTTGGGCAGGTTTGTTATGATCCATCTTAGTTTCAATGGATGAATAGAATGATTTACTGCAGAAAAACTAGATTCAACAGTAGTGACCTCTTTTTTTTAAGATTTATTTGCTTATCTTCTGATTCTTCTTTCATTTTTTTTTGAGTTTCTTCTCTTGATATTTGTTTATTTATTTTGTAAAGAGACTGAGCAAGGGGTGGCTCAGGCGATCATTAGGTCAGTCATTGACTTCAAGAGGGATCCATGGCCAAGAGTCTCTGACACTGCTAAAGATCTTGTGAGGAAGATGCTCGAACCTGACCCCAAAAAACGCCTTTCTGCTGCAGAAGTACTCGGTATGTGTTTGCTATTTACCTCTGCGCTTCCAAAATCTATTGCCTATGGACTTCTATTTGCAGAACATCCTTGGATACAAAATGCAAAGAAGGCTCCAAATGTTTCCCTCGGGGAGACTGTGAAAGCAAGGCTCAAAC
It encodes:
- the LOC106318066 gene encoding calcium-dependent protein kinase 8-like isoform X1 codes for the protein MGNCCATPGSDTKSKDAKPKTKNNPFYSEAYTTTTGFKLSVLKDPTGHDITLMYDLGREVGRGEFGITYLCTDVNTGDKYACKSISKKKLRTAVDIEDVRREVEIMKHMPKHPNIVSLKDAFEDDDAVHIVMELCEGGELFDRIVARGHYTERAAAAVMKTILEVVQVCHKNGVMHRDLKPENFLFANKKETSPLKAIDFGLSVFFRPGEGFNEIVGSPYYMAPEVLRRNYGPEVDIWSAGVILYILLCGVPPFWAETEQGVAQAIIRSVIDFKRDPWPRVSDTAKDLVRKMLEPDPKKRLSAAEVLGMCLLFTSALPKSIAYGLLFAEHPWIQNAKKAPNVSLGETVKARLKQFSVMNKLKKRALRVIAEHLSVEEVAGIKEAFEMMDSNKTGKINLEQLKHGLHKLGQQQMADADLQILMEAADVDGDGTLNYGEFVAVSVHLKKMANDEHLHKAFSFFDQNQSDYIEIEELRQALNDEEDTSSEEVIAAIMQDVDTDKDGRISYEEFAAMMKAGTDWRKASRQYSRERFNSLSLKLMRDGSLQLEGET
- the LOC106318066 gene encoding calcium-dependent protein kinase 8-like isoform X2, with the translated sequence MGNCCATPGSDTKSKDAKPKTKNNPFYSEAYTTTTGFKLSVLKDPTGHDITLMYDLGREVGRGEFGITYLCTDVNTGDKYACKSISKKKLRTAVDIEDVRREVEIMKHMPKHPNIVSLKDAFEDDDAVHIVMELCEGGELFDRIVARGHYTERAAAAVMKTILEVVQVCHKNGVMHRDLKPENFLFANKKETSPLKAIDFGLSVFFRPGEGFNEIVGSPYYMAPEVLRRNYGPEVDIWSAGVILYILLCGVPPFWAETEQGVAQAIIRSVIDFKRDPWPRVSDTAKDLVRKMLEPDPKKRLSAAEVLEHPWIQNAKKAPNVSLGETVKARLKQFSVMNKLKKRALRVIAEHLSVEEVAGIKEAFEMMDSNKTGKINLEQLKHGLHKLGQQQMADADLQILMEAADVDGDGTLNYGEFVAVSVHLKKMANDEHLHKAFSFFDQNQSDYIEIEELRQALNDEEDTSSEEVIAAIMQDVDTDKDGRISYEEFAAMMKAGTDWRKASRQYSRERFNSLSLKLMRDGSLQLEGET